One genomic window of Phoenix dactylifera cultivar Barhee BC4 unplaced genomic scaffold, palm_55x_up_171113_PBpolish2nd_filt_p 001500F, whole genome shotgun sequence includes the following:
- the LOC103708697 gene encoding UPF0548 protein At2g17695 — translation MAGGLFLSWRRPSRDQQKACIAHAGVFNYDPRFRAASSPLPSRNGKKEAEDALSKNGFFINRARVLLGSGPLTFRLAKSALLSWRHFRLGWAFVDTESPIETGAKFCVCVKELLPWVMMPLQVAYVTDISTPIEAAAARPIKACFGFGSGTLQGHLLAGEERFSIEWDENDQVWYETFSFSKPAHILSVIAYPYVQLRQKYFAQQSTNAVLKYVTSKKQFTT, via the exons ATGGCGGGGGGTTTATTTCTCAGCTGGAGGCGTCCATCCCGCGACCAACAAAAAGCCTGCATCGCCCATGCCGGAGTCTTCAACTACGACCCCCGTTTCCGCGccgcttcttctcctcttccttcccGAAACGGAAAAAAAGAAGCAGAGGATGCCCTCTCCAAGAATGGCTTCTTCATCAACCGCGCTCGCGTCCTTCTCGGCTCCGGTCCCCTCACCTTCCGCCTCGCCAAATCCGCTCTCCTCTCTTGGAG GCATTTTAGGTTGGGGTGGGCGTTCGTGGACACGGAGAGCCCAATCGAGACTGGGGCAAAGTTCTGTGTCTGTGTGAAGGAGCTGCTCCCATGGGTCATGATGCCTCTCCAGGTTGCCTACGTCACTGATATATCCACACCCATCGAAGCAGCAGCTGCTCGGCCTATCAAGGCTTGTTTCGGTTTCGGCAGCGGCACTCTCCAAGGCCACCTCCTG GCTGGAGAGGAGCGGTTCTCAATTGAGTGGGACGAGAATGACCAGGTCTGGTATGAAACCTTTTCCTTCTCAAAGCCTGCACACATCCTCTCAGTTATTGCCTATCCGTATGTGCAGCTTAGGCAGAAATACTTTGCTCAGCAGTCCACAAATGCGGTACTAAAGTATGTCACTTCCAAAAAACAATTTACGACATAA